One part of the Candidatus Kouleothrix ribensis genome encodes these proteins:
- a CDS encoding VWA domain-containing protein: MDDRIIQFIDALRAAGVRVSVAESADALRAIEVIGIDNKDLFRLAMRATLVKESHDIAEFERLFPSFFGSGAPPMPNQPGSGMSPDEREQLAQLLEQMLANMSPEQLRQLFEAMLSGQNMSREQIQQLLQAHTSQGQMTNPYYQPWMARRAMRELQFDRLDELLQELLDKLRAAGVSEQALEQLAQEARENQQALGKQIGQEVGANMQRRAAEERRQQPPIDELLDRPFDRLRHDEIEDMRGVITRLASQLRSRAALRQKRGNKGHLDAKSTIRANLRFGGVPIDVRHKKKHLKPKLTVICDLSTSMRPIVAFMLMLVYALQDQVSRTRSYAFVADLYDISNEFNESRPDLAIEAVQNRIRPGHYNTDLGNSLATFARDQMGWVDRRTTVIVLGDGRNNYNDPNLGDFEAIRRRARKLVWFNPEHPRQWGTGDSDMPKYLPLCDAVHRVSNLRELVDAVDSLFVRR, translated from the coding sequence ATGGACGACCGAATCATCCAGTTCATCGACGCGCTGCGGGCGGCCGGCGTACGCGTATCGGTGGCCGAGAGTGCCGATGCGCTGCGGGCGATTGAGGTGATCGGCATCGACAACAAAGATCTGTTTCGCCTGGCCATGCGCGCCACGCTGGTGAAAGAGTCGCACGACATCGCCGAGTTCGAGCGGCTGTTCCCGAGCTTCTTCGGCAGCGGCGCGCCGCCCATGCCCAACCAGCCCGGCAGCGGCATGTCGCCGGACGAGCGCGAGCAACTGGCCCAGCTGCTTGAGCAGATGCTGGCGAACATGAGCCCCGAGCAGCTGCGCCAGCTGTTCGAGGCCATGCTCAGCGGCCAGAACATGAGCCGCGAGCAGATCCAGCAGCTGCTGCAGGCGCACACCAGCCAGGGCCAGATGACCAACCCCTACTACCAGCCCTGGATGGCGCGCCGGGCCATGCGCGAGCTACAGTTCGACCGGCTCGACGAGCTGCTGCAAGAGCTGCTCGACAAACTGCGCGCGGCCGGGGTCAGCGAGCAGGCGCTCGAGCAGCTGGCCCAGGAGGCCCGCGAGAACCAGCAGGCGCTCGGCAAGCAGATCGGCCAGGAGGTTGGCGCCAACATGCAGCGCCGCGCGGCCGAGGAGCGCCGCCAGCAGCCCCCGATCGACGAACTGCTCGACCGGCCGTTCGACCGGCTGCGCCACGACGAGATCGAGGACATGCGCGGGGTGATCACCCGGCTGGCCTCGCAGCTGCGCTCGCGCGCGGCGCTGCGCCAGAAGCGCGGCAACAAGGGCCACCTCGACGCCAAGAGCACCATCCGCGCCAACCTGCGCTTCGGCGGCGTGCCGATCGACGTGCGCCACAAGAAGAAGCACCTCAAGCCCAAGCTCACGGTGATCTGCGACCTCTCGACCTCGATGCGGCCGATCGTGGCGTTCATGCTGATGCTCGTGTACGCGCTGCAAGATCAAGTCAGCCGCACGCGCTCGTACGCGTTTGTGGCCGATCTGTACGATATTTCGAACGAATTCAACGAGTCACGCCCCGATCTGGCGATCGAGGCGGTGCAGAATCGCATCCGGCCGGGCCACTACAACACCGACCTGGGCAACAGCCTGGCAACCTTCGCGCGCGACCAGATGGGCTGGGTCGATCGGCGCACCACCGTGATCGTGCTGGGCGATGGGCGCAATAACTACAACGACCCGAACCTGGGCGACTTCGAGGCCATCCGCCGGCGCGCGCGCAAGCTGGTGTGGTTCAACCCCGAGCACCCACGCCAGTGGGGCACCGGCGACAGCGATATGCCCAAATATCTGCCGCTGTGCGACGCAGTTCACCGCGTCAGCAATCTGCGCGAGCTGGTGGATGCGGTCGATTCGCTGTTTGTGCGTAGGTAG
- a CDS encoding VOC family protein, with product MSEFTTSTFVLAVRDFLGSIRFYTDKLGFEETLRVDGWSFLSRGACHLRLGDCPDAQPMSNCPDHSWFAYLHISDAKSLFEEYGSKGVEIWHKLEEKPWGVREFAIVTPEGHRLVFGEALVS from the coding sequence ATGAGCGAATTCACGACATCGACTTTCGTGCTGGCTGTTCGAGACTTTCTGGGTTCGATACGGTTCTACACTGACAAGTTGGGCTTCGAAGAGACACTGCGAGTCGATGGGTGGTCCTTTTTGAGTCGAGGCGCCTGCCATCTTCGCCTCGGGGATTGCCCAGATGCACAGCCTATGTCGAACTGCCCAGATCACTCGTGGTTTGCATACCTGCACATCAGTGACGCAAAGAGCCTATTCGAAGAGTATGGTTCGAAGGGCGTAGAGATTTGGCACAAGCTCGAAGAAAAGCCCTGGGGCGTGCGCGAGTTTGCGATCGTGACCCCCGAGGGTCATCGGCTTGTGTTTGGCGAAGCGCTTGTCTCGTGA
- the hypF gene encoding carbamoyltransferase HypF codes for MHATGPERWRIRVRGIVQGVGFRPFVYGLALRLQLAGFVLNDADGVLIEAEGPPGALAALAHALRAEAPPLARVDALEYVPIGPGGTAGFTIAHSQAAAQRSTLIAPDTATCADCLRELFDPADRRYRYPFINCTNCGPRFTIVEDVPYDRAKTTMRVFPICPACRAEYENPLDRRFHAQPNACPACGPALRFEVAPNQETSKQAEVHREHLPVALSPQLPDMPFAVDPIDAAAQALAAGAIVAIKGLGGYHLACDAFDPAAVARLRARKQREAKPFALMVATLAAARALCTIGPEEAALLESHQRPIVLLDRLPGVELPAAIAPGHHTLGIMLAYTPLHHLLLDAFAAAAPDRLAVLVMTSANLSDEPIAYRDDDARERLAPIADGFLTHNRAILTRCDDSVVQVLRAATLLRRSRGYAPAPIELQLEFPQPVLACGAQLKNTFCLARGRQAFVSHHIGDLENLETLRSFRQGIIHFRRLFDITPEVIAYDLHPEYLATKEALAMARPAADPSLPEFERGAMPNDTHRLNAAGCALIGVQHHHAHIASVIAEHGLAGPVIGVAADGAGYGLDRAIWGCELLIADLAACTRAGHLAYVPLPGGDAAVRQPWRVAAVYLAQAYGPTFTELGLPFTRTLDHERWQVLAQMIARGLNSPPTSSLGRLFDAVAALIGLRSEALYEGQAAIELETIAERGAAAYPFELAGGTPFQIDVRPTITAIVGDLRAHARPGLIAGRFHTTVAEFLATACMRVRAETGIEVVALSGGVFQNRRLLEHLDHRLSSQGLRVYTNQRVPPNDGGISLGQAAVAAARNRLGSAA; via the coding sequence ATGCACGCAACTGGCCCCGAGCGCTGGCGCATACGCGTGCGCGGGATCGTTCAGGGCGTTGGGTTTCGCCCGTTTGTGTACGGGCTGGCGCTACGGCTGCAGCTGGCCGGCTTCGTGCTGAACGACGCCGATGGTGTGCTGATCGAGGCCGAAGGCCCGCCCGGCGCATTGGCGGCGCTGGCCCATGCGCTCCGGGCCGAGGCGCCGCCGCTCGCGCGCGTTGATGCGCTGGAATATGTGCCGATTGGGCCTGGCGGTACGGCCGGCTTCACGATCGCGCACAGCCAGGCTGCGGCCCAGCGCAGCACGCTGATCGCGCCCGACACCGCCACCTGCGCCGATTGCTTGCGCGAGCTGTTCGACCCGGCCGACCGGCGCTATCGCTACCCGTTCATCAATTGCACCAACTGTGGCCCGCGCTTCACGATCGTTGAAGATGTGCCCTACGACCGGGCGAAGACCACGATGCGCGTGTTCCCGATCTGCCCGGCCTGCCGTGCCGAATATGAGAACCCGCTCGACCGGCGCTTCCACGCCCAGCCGAACGCTTGCCCGGCCTGCGGGCCGGCGCTGCGCTTTGAGGTTGCGCCAAACCAGGAGACAAGCAAACAAGCAGAGGTTCATCGGGAACATCTCCCGGTCGCCTTGTCTCCTCAGCTCCCTGATATGCCATTTGCAGTAGATCCAATCGACGCCGCCGCCCAGGCACTCGCCGCCGGCGCGATTGTTGCGATCAAGGGGCTGGGCGGCTACCACCTGGCCTGTGATGCGTTCGACCCGGCGGCGGTTGCACGGCTGCGCGCGCGCAAGCAGCGCGAGGCCAAGCCGTTCGCGCTGATGGTCGCCACGCTGGCGGCGGCCCGCGCGCTCTGCACGATCGGCCCCGAGGAAGCGGCGCTGCTCGAGTCGCATCAGCGCCCGATCGTGCTGCTGGATCGGCTGCCCGGCGTGGAGCTGCCCGCCGCGATTGCGCCCGGCCACCACACGCTCGGGATCATGCTGGCGTATACGCCGCTGCACCACCTGCTGCTCGATGCGTTTGCGGCGGCCGCGCCCGATCGTTTGGCGGTGCTGGTGATGACTAGCGCAAACCTGAGCGACGAGCCGATCGCCTACCGCGACGATGACGCACGCGAGCGCCTGGCGCCGATCGCCGACGGGTTTCTGACCCACAATCGCGCGATCCTGACCCGCTGCGATGATTCGGTGGTGCAGGTGCTGCGCGCCGCAACCCTGCTGCGCCGCTCGCGTGGCTACGCGCCCGCGCCGATCGAGCTGCAGCTCGAGTTCCCGCAGCCGGTGCTGGCCTGTGGTGCGCAGCTGAAGAACACCTTCTGCCTGGCGCGCGGCCGGCAGGCCTTCGTCAGCCACCACATCGGCGACCTCGAGAACCTCGAGACGCTCAGGTCGTTTCGCCAGGGCATTATTCACTTCCGGCGCCTGTTCGACATCACGCCCGAGGTGATCGCCTACGACCTGCACCCCGAATACCTGGCAACCAAAGAAGCGCTTGCCATGGCCCGGCCGGCCGCCGATCCGAGCCTGCCCGAGTTTGAGCGCGGCGCCATGCCCAACGATACCCACCGGCTGAACGCGGCCGGCTGCGCGCTGATCGGCGTGCAGCACCACCATGCGCACATCGCCAGCGTGATCGCCGAGCACGGCCTGGCTGGCCCGGTGATCGGCGTGGCCGCCGACGGCGCCGGCTATGGCCTGGATCGCGCGATCTGGGGCTGCGAGCTGCTGATCGCCGACCTGGCGGCGTGTACACGCGCGGGCCACCTGGCCTATGTGCCGCTGCCGGGCGGCGACGCGGCCGTGCGCCAGCCATGGCGTGTGGCGGCGGTCTACCTGGCCCAGGCCTACGGCCCCACTTTCACCGAGCTTGGCCTGCCGTTCACGCGTACACTCGACCACGAGCGCTGGCAGGTGCTGGCGCAGATGATTGCACGTGGCCTGAACAGCCCGCCTACCTCGAGCCTCGGGCGGCTGTTCGACGCGGTGGCTGCGCTGATCGGCCTGCGCAGCGAGGCGCTGTACGAGGGCCAGGCCGCGATCGAGCTCGAGACGATCGCCGAGCGCGGCGCGGCGGCCTACCCGTTTGAGCTGGCCGGCGGCACCCCGTTCCAGATCGACGTGCGCCCCACTATCACGGCGATCGTGGGCGACCTGCGCGCCCATGCCCGGCCCGGCCTGATCGCCGGGCGCTTCCACACAACCGTGGCCGAGTTCCTGGCGACGGCGTGCATGCGCGTGCGGGCCGAAACCGGCATTGAGGTGGTGGCGCTCAGCGGCGGTGTCTTTCAGAACCGGCGGCTGCTCGAACACCTCGATCACCGGCTGTCTAGCCAGGGGTTGCGGGTCTACACCAACCAGCGCGTCCCGCCCAACGATGGCGGGATCAGCCTGGGGCAGGCGGCGGTGGCAGCGGCGCGCAACCGGCTAGGCAGCGCGGCATAG